GGGTCTGAATTGGTTGGCTATGATGATAAATATGCAAGTATTATCGGCAGCCTGCTGGGCAATGTGGTTATTGCGGAGCGTCTGGAGCAGGCGAACAAGATTGCGGCAAGATGCCAATACCGCTACAGAGTCGTTACCCTTGAGGGTGACGTTGTTAATGCCGGCGGCTCCATGACGGGCGGCAGCCAGCACAAGAAGAACAACAGCCTGCTCAGCCGCAAGCGGCAGCTGGATCAGCTGTCCGGCGAGATCGCGGAGAGCGATGAGCAGATCGCCAAGCTGAAGCAGGGAATCAGCCGTCTGCGGGCGGAGCAGGACAAGGCAGCGCAGAAGCTGGAAGAGCTGCGGCATGACGGGGACGAGAAGCGCCTCGAAGAGCAGCGGGTGTCCGGTGATCTGAAGCAGCTGGAGCAGGAGCTGCGCCATGTGCAGGAGCAGGTTGAGGGTGCAGGCGCAGAGCGCAGCGGCTTCGAGAATGAGCTGCGCGCACAGGAGGAGAGCCGCAAGCAGGCAGAGGCGGAGCTGGTCCGGCTGGAGAAGGAAGAGGCCGAGGCCCATGCGGCCATCCGCAGCGCCGAATCGGACCGCAAGGCCAGCGAGACGGCTAAGGAAGAGCTGCAGGGCAAGCTGACCGGCATGAAGGTTGCGGAAGGCAAGCTTGACCAGGAGATCTTCTCCCTGGAGGAGCAGCTGAAGCGTATGCGGCAGGATGCCGGCTCCCAGGAGAAGGAGCTGCGCCAGAGCCGCAGCCTGCTGATGACCATCGAGCAGGATCTCGAAGAGAATGGCCGCGAGGCGGTCAAGCAGAAGGAGGAGCTTAACAGCCTGCGGCTGAATAAGGAAGAGACCTCTGCCAAGCTAGATCTGGCCCGCGCGGACCGCGCCGCGATCTCGCGCAAGCTGGAGCTGGCCGAAGGGGAAACGAAGGACCAGCGGCAGGCGCTCCGGGCGGTGGAGGACAAGCTCCGCTCCACCGAAGTCGCCGTCGGGCGGCTGGATGTGGAGCTGGACAACATCCTGCGCAAGCTGAGCGATGATTACGAGCTGAGCTATGAGCTGGCGAAACAGCGGTATCCGGTGCCGGAGGATGTGCCGGCGGCGCAGCTTGAGGTGCAGCGCCTGAAGCGCAGCATCTCCGGGCTGGGCGAGGTCAACCTGGGCGCGATTGAGGAATATCAGCGGGTGCATGAACGCTATACCTTCCTCAGCGGACAGAAGGATGATCTGGTTGAAGCGAAGACCACGCTCTACCATGTCATCCGCGAGATGGAGGAGGAGATGTCGAAGCGCTTCAAGACAACCTTCGATGCCATCCGCCGCGAGTTCGGCACGGTATTCACCAAGCTGTTCGGCGGCGGCCGGGCAGATCTTCAGCTCCTGGACCCTGATCATATGCTTGATACCGGGATCGACATCGTGGCCCAGCCGCCGGGCAAAAAGCTGCAGAACCTGCAGCTGCTCTCCGGCGGCGAACGCGCCCTGACCGCAATGGCGCTGCTGTTCGCCATTCTGCAGGTGAAGCCGGTGCCGTTCTGTGTGCTGGATGAGGTGGAGGCAGCGCTCGATGAAGCCAATGTGGTGCGCTTTGCCCAATATCTGCGGGAATTCTCGGGGCAGACCCAGTTCATTGTAGTTACACACCGCAAAGGAACGATGGAGGAGGCCGATGTTCTCTATGGTGTAACCATGGAGGAGGGCGGTGTATCCAAGCTCGTCTCGGTACGGCTGGAGGATGAAGAGGCGGAGATTGCCTAACCATGAAGTAACCTTTATATCATTAGGAGGAACCGTATGAGCTTTTTCAAGAAACTGAAGGACAGCATCTCCGGCAAAACAGAAAGTGTAACGAAGCAGTTCCGTGACGGGCTGGAGAAGACGCGCAAGGGCTTCGTTGAGAAGGTTACTGATCTGATCATCCGCCGCAAAAAAATAGACGAAGAATTCTACGAAGAGCTGGAAGAAATCCTGATCGGCGCCGATGTCGGTGTGAACACGGTCATGACTCTGGTGGAGGAGCTGCGCGCCGAGGTGAAGCAGCAGCGGATCGAGGATGCAGCCGAGCTGCAGCCGATTCTGTCCCGCAAGCTGATGGAGCTGCTGCGCGGCGACGATGATAACCGTCTGCGGGAGAACCCGGACGGCATTACCGTCATTCTGTTTGTCGGCGTGAACGGAGTGGGCAAGACGACGACCATCGGGAAGCTGGCGCACCGTTACAAGCAGGAAGGCAAAAAGGTGCTGCTGGCGGCAGGCGATACCTTCCGTGCCGGCGCAATTGAGCAGCTTGAGGTCTGGGGCCAGCGCGCCGGTGTAGATGTCATTAAGCAGCAGGCGGGCTCAGACCCGGCAGCGGTGATGTTTGATGCCGTGCAGGCGGCCAAGCAGCGGAATGTCGATGTCTTGATCTGCGATACCGCAGGCCGGCTGCAGAACAAGACCAACCTGATGGAAGAGCTGAACAAAATCTTCCGGGTCATCCAGCGTGAGATCCCGAGCGCCCCGCATGAGGTGCTGATGGTGCTGGACGCGACCACCGGCCAGAATGCGCTCAGCCAGGCCAAGCTGTTCGGCGAGAAGAGCGGTGTCACCGGCCTGGTGCTGACCAAGCTGGACGGTACGGCGAAGGGCGGTATTGTCATCGCCCTCCGGCAGGAGATGAACCTGCCGGTGAAGCTGGTGGGTCTGGGCGAGAAGATGGAAGACCTCCAGCCGTTCGATTCCGACCAGTTCGTGCATGCCCTGTTCGCAGGCATGATCTCGGAAGAGGAAGATGAACAGGCCGGGAACTAACAATTCTATATTAGTTGATGCAACCTCCCCCGGAGCCCGGCTCCAGGGGAGGTTTTTGCGCTTGGGCCGGATGTAATCGAAAAACCGACTACAATGAGCAGTGTGTGGGCGCGTGGGGCAAATGTAATCGGAAAACCGACCACGATGGGCGTGGTGGAGGCGCGTGGGCGAAATGTAATCGAAAAACCGACTACAATGGGAAGTGTGTGGGCGCGAGGAGCAAATGTAATCGAAAAATCGACCACATTGGGTGTGGTGGAGGCGCGTGGGCAAAATGTAATCGAAAAACCGACTACAATGAGCAGTATGGGGACGAGTGAGGGCAATGTAATCGAAAAACCGAACACAATGGGCAGTGTGTGGGCGTGCGGGCCTAATGTATGCGGAAAACCGAACACAATGGGCGGAGCATAGGTGCGTGGGCCGAATGTAATCGAAAAACCGAACAGAAACGAGCGAAGGGCGACTGAGTAGATTCCTAAAAAAACAACATATGAAAAATTCATATTAGGACAGTCAGCACTTGTGCAAGTTGACGACTCCGGTAATGCTTGTCAGCACACCGGCATACAATTGGAGTGGAATCTCTACTGGTGCGCCCGAAAAACACAGAATAGACAAAGGAAGCGATACCAATGAAAAACAGTAATGTATAAACTACATTTTGTTGTTATATATATTGACATGGTTAATGGGATTTACGTATTATGAAAGTAGTTATTCATATTTTCGTGATATTTTCTTAAAATCACCGCACGAATTGTTAGATTACTTAACACATTATACTGATCCGAAAGGAGTCGGGCTCATGTCCAAACTTGATCCTTTGCCCGGACTCGCTCCCTATCCCTTGCAGCATTTCTATGATGAGATGTATGCGGATGAACGGAGTGTCCGGCCTCACTACAAACATGTGAACCGCATGTTCACCGGGATGAGCCCCGAAGAGCTGCAGAACAAGCAGAAGCGGATGCAGCGCCGGATGATGGAGGAGGGCATTACCTTCACCCTGTATAACCCGGCCCAGGATCAGCCGATGGAGCGGACCATTCCCTTCGATATGATCCCGCGTATCATCCCGAAGGGGGAATGGGAACGGCTGGAGGCGGGAATTGTCCAGCGGATTACCGCGCTCAACCTGTTCATCCACGATATCTACCATGAACAGTATATTGTGAAGGACGGGATTGTACCGCGGCGGATGATTCTCTCCAACTGTTATTTCCGGCCGGAGATGAGCGGCCTGCGCGTTCCCGGCGGTGCGTATATCACTACTTCGGGCATCGACCTGATCCGGCATCACGACGGGGAATATTATGTGCTGGAAGACAATCTGCGCACACCCTCAGGCTTCTCTTATCTGTTCAAGGGCAGATCGCTGATGAACCAGCTGTTTCCGGAGATGTCTTTTGCCCGTTCGATACGCGATGTGGACCATAGCCTCAACCGCTTCCTGTCCGTGCTGCGCAGCCTGTCTCCGTCCCGGATCAAGGACCCGGTGATCGCTTTGCTGACCCCGGGTGAGTATAACTCGGCTTATTATGAGCATGCTTTTCTGGCTCAGCAGATGGGGATTCACCTGGTAGAGGGGCGCGACCTGGTCGCCCAGGACCATAAGATCTACCTGAAGGAGATGAACGGCCTGCGCCGGGTGGATGTGCTGTACCGCAGGCTGGACGATGATTTCATCGATCCGCTTGCTTTTCAGCCCAGCTCGCTGCTTGGGGTTGCCGGTCTGATGAATGCCTACAGGGCAGGCAATATCGCCATTGCCAATGCGCCCGGAACCGGAGTGGCCGATGACAAAGCGATGTATGTGTATGTTCCGGATATGATCCGCTATTATCTTAACGAGGAACCGATTCTAAGCAATGTGCCGACCTATCTGCTCTCCCGGCCGCAGGAGCGCCAGTATGTGCTGGATCATCTCCAGGAGATGGTGGTGAAGGAGACCTCGCTCTCCGGGGGATACGGAATGCTGATTGGATGCGAAGCCACGAAGGAGGAGCTGGCCGAATTCCGGCTCAAAATCCTGACGGACCCGGACCGCTATATTGCCCAGCCGATTATGTCGCTGTCCCGTGCCCCTGTCTTGTCAGAGGAGGGGATGGTTCCCCGGCATATTGACCTCAGAGCGTTCGTGCTGATGGGGGCGGACCGGAAGCCGCATGTCATTCCCGGCGGGCTGACCCGGGTGGCCATGCAGGAAGGGTCGCTGGTCGTGAACTCATCCCAGGGCGGAGGGGTAAAGGACACCTGGGTCATGGCTTGAGAAGTTAGCGCAATAATAAAGTAGAATAACCCGATGAGAGAGGGTGGGGACGATGCTGAACCGCAATGCTGAAGCTTTATTCTGGATCGGCCGGTATATGGAGCGGGCTGAGAATCACGCCCGGCTGATTGATGTACATTACCATGTCCAGCAGGAGGAGGACTATCAGGAGGAGGGGCATAAGTGGTCACGGCTGATCGATGCGCTGGGCGTCCGGGAGGTCTATCTGCGGCAGTTCGAGAGCTTCAGCGAACAGGATGTGCTGGCCTTCATCACGCTGGATCTCGGCAATGCGAACTCATTGTTCTCCTGTGTGCACCACGCGAGGAATAATCTGCGGACCTTGCGCCAGCATCTGCCCAGCGAGCTGTGGGATATTGTCAATGCCTTCAACCTGTGGCTCGGCGGGCAGTCGGTTGCCGATATTATGAGCGGCCCGCACCAGTTCTACCAGCAGATCAAGGAGCGGACGGCTACGTTCCTCGGCGCTGAACAATCGGTAATGCTGCGCAGCAACGAATGGCGGTTCATCGAGAGCGGGCGCTTTCTGGAGCGGGCGGAGAATACGACGCGGATTCTGCAGGCCGTCACCGTATCCTCCAGGCTTAAGGATATTTCCTCCATTTACACCCAGCTTCAGGCGGTGTTGAAGTCGGTGAGCGGCTATCAGGCCTTCCGCCGGTATTATGCCGATGATATGTCGCCGGAATGCATTCTGGAATTCCTGATCGCGAATCCTTATTTTCCCCGTTCCATCCGCTTCTCGTTCCACAAGCTGGAGGAGCATCTGGCAAGACTGGAGCTGGACAGCACCGAGAAAGGCTCCGGGCATGAGAAGGTGATCCGTCAGGCGGGCAAGCTTAAGGCTGAACTCGACTATATGGAGAAGGAAGAGATGTCCGGCGAGCGGGTGGGGGATGTGCTGGAGGCCCTGATGGTATCGTGCCAGCGGCTGGGGCAGACGATGGACGGTGCATTTTTTCGCCGAGAAGGAGTGTCCGTATGAAAATACAGATCAACCACACCACCACCTACAGCTACACGGAGCCGGTGACGGACAGTGTCAATGAGATCCGGCTGACGCCGCGCACCAATTACCGGCAGTCCTGTTACCACCATGAAGTGGAGGTGCATCCGCCAGCCAATCTGCTGACCTATGAGGATTTCTTCGGCAACCGGGTCCATGCCTTTTCGGTGAACAAGCCGCATACCGAGATGACGATCCACACCAAGGCTACGGTAGTCACGCTGGACAAAGCGCAGGGCGCCGGCCTGCCGCGTATTCCTCTGGCGGATCAGGTGAAGCTGCTGAACGATGAGAAGTTCCAGAACCGTTATATCGAGTTCATCCTGCCCACCCGGTACACAGAGGTCACGCCGGAGCTGGTGGAGTTTGCGTCGCAGCATCCTTTTGAAGAAGCGGAGGATATGTATGAATGGACCCGGCGGATCTCCTCCACCATCTATGAGCAGTTCACCTATGATCCCGAAGCCACTAGCGTCAATACGACCGTCAAAAGAGCGCTGAAGCTCAAACGCGGAGTCTGCCAGGATTATGCGCACCTGATGATCGCTGTCTGCCGGAGTGTCGGCCTGCCGTCGCGGTATGTGAGCGGGTATCATTTTGTCGGGGATCTGCAAGGGGGCAATGCAGATTTCGAACAGGCCTCCCATGCCTGGGTGGAAACCCATATTCCGGGGACAGGCTGGCTGGGCTTCGACCCGACCAACAATGCCGAGGTGAACTGGCGTTATATCAAGCTGGGCCATGGGCGGGATTACAAGGATATCGTACCGGTCAAAGGCGTCTACCGCGGAGTAGCAGGTACGCTGACGGTCAAAGTGGATGTGCGGCAACTGGAGAACTAAAAGAGCCCTGTGCAAATTGCACAGGGCTTGTGCAATTTTTTGCATGATATGATTATAAAGCGCCATCAATTGGGTAATCTTGAAACAGAGCCATTACCAGCGGAAATGGTATTCATGAAAGGAGAGTGTACAGATGAGCCCGAATATAGAGAGCAAGCAGCGTTTTCAGGGGAAAACAGCCATCATTACAGGTGCGGGCTCGGGAATCGGCAGAGCGGCAGCGATCCAGTTCGCACGTGAAGGGGCAAATGTCGCCTTGTTCGATCTGGTGAATGAACGTACCTCGATCCTGGAGAAGAAGCTGAACAAGCTGCGCCCGGATTGCGCACTCGCGATTGATGTGGATACTTCGGATGCCGGCCGGATGGAGGAAGCGGTACGCAGGACGGCGGAGCATTTCGGGGGCCTCGACATTGTGTTTGCGAATGCGGGCATTAACGGAGTGGTCGGGCCGATTGAGGAGCTGAGTGTGGACGATTGGGAGAAAACTCTGTCGGTCAATCTGACCGGAACCTTCCTGACGCTAAAATACACCATTCCCCACCTGAAGGATAAGGGGCGGGGCAGTATTATTATCACCAGCTCGATTAACGGGAACAGCAGATTCACCAGCTTCGGCTGGTCGCCATACAGCACCACCAAGGCTGGACAGGTTGCCTTCGCGAAGATGGCTGCGCTGGAGCTGGCCAAGTTCAAAATTCGCGTCAATGTCATCTGCCCGGGAGCCATCGCCACGAATATTGATGAGAGTACGGAATTCAATGAAGAGGTTGAATCGATCGTCATCCCGATTGAGTTCCCGCAGGGGGCGCAGCCGCTTGCAGACGGACCGGGTAAGGCGGAGAATGTAGCCGATCTGGTGGCCTTCCTGGCCTCGGAGGAGTCCAGCCATATTACAGGAGCGCAGATTGTGATCGACGGTGCGGAGTCGCTGTTGTCCTGATCCATTTGGCCGGGTAATCTATAATCTGATACCACTTTGTATGCAGGCAGTCTTGTGCCGGGAGCCGTCGGGTTTCTGGACAAGGCTGTTTTTGTTAGCCGGATGGCTAAGGGAGGATACTGAAATCAAGCTAATTAGATACTTGTAAAATAACAAACGAAATGATAATATGTCTATGTAAATACAAACGTTGATTGTGGTGATCTATTAATGGATGGCAAAGAAGCAGTAAGTATCTCAGAGAGGTTCTGGAATGCTTCGCTGGCGGAATTGAAGCAGGGGTATGTCTGTGAAGCGGAGGGAAGTCAGGCCGTGTTCCATTGCCTGGTCTGCGGGGAAGCCTTCGAGAAGGGCATGATCTATAAGGCTGGAGACCGGTTCTATGAGGCGGAGAGGTTCGTAGCTATGCATGTGGAGCAGAGCCATGGGGGCATGTTCAACTGGCTGCTGACGCTGGACAAGAAGCTGACCGGACTGACCGAGCTGCAAAAAGGGCTGCTGGCGGCCTTCCGCCGCAGCTTAAGCGATGCCGAAGCGGCGAAGGAGCTGGGCATTGGCAGCACCTCCACGGTGCGTAATCACCGGTTCACGCTGCGCGAGAAGGTGAAGCAGGCCAAGCTGTTCCTGGCGGTGATGGAGCTGGCTGAGGAGAAGCCGGGAGCTTCCTCGCCGCTGGTCAGTATTCCGCGCACCGCCGTGATGGTGGATGAGCGGTTCGCCATGACCGAGCAGGAGAATAACGACATTCTGGGCGCTTATTTCAAGCAGGGGCTGGACGGCCCGCTGGCGGAATTCCCCAAGAAGCAGAAGCGCAAGGCCGCGATTCTCCGCCATCTGATCCAGCGGTTTGAGGCGGGGCGTACCTATAGCGAGAAGGAGATCAATGCCGTGCTGGAAGCGGCTTACCCCGATTACGTGACACTCCGGCGTTATCTGATCGATTACGGCCTGCTGGACCGTGAGGAAGATGGAAGCAGCTATTGGGTGAGATTATAACGAGGGGTAGGGTTGTGCTGGAGTGAGAAGCACCCGGCGACGAAGGAAGAGAGACAAGTGAAGAAGGAGAGAGATGCAATGATGGACAAAGCCAAACGCAAAGAGATGGGATATAATTATGCGCACTCGCACAGGCCAATGGGGGTCTACCGGATTCTGAATACCGTGAACAATAAATCGTATGTCGGCAGCAGCCTGAATCTGGACGGGGTCTGGAACAAGCACAAATTCATGCTGGATATCAAGAGCCACGATAACAAGGAGCTGCAGGCGGACTGGAATGAATACGGCGGGACCAGTTTTCAATTTGAGATTCTGGAGAGCATCAAGCCGGAAGAAGATTTTGTAGCCGATGTGAAGGACCTGAAGAAATACCGCGATATGCTGCCTGACCTGGAGGAGAAGTGGATGGGGCAGCTGTCCCCCTACGGGGAGCGGGGATATCATAAGCAGAGATAGACAGACGTGCAGCTGCTGACGCGTGAATGGAAGGTATTTTGCCGGGACCTGTGCTAAAATAGGGGCATCACTTCAGTGGCTGTGCCGTACAATTAGAAGCTGGAATACGGGCTGCTGAGAAAAGGGGGCGGAGA
This region of Paenibacillus sp. FSL K6-1096 genomic DNA includes:
- the ftsY gene encoding signal recognition particle-docking protein FtsY, giving the protein MSFFKKLKDSISGKTESVTKQFRDGLEKTRKGFVEKVTDLIIRRKKIDEEFYEELEEILIGADVGVNTVMTLVEELRAEVKQQRIEDAAELQPILSRKLMELLRGDDDNRLRENPDGITVILFVGVNGVGKTTTIGKLAHRYKQEGKKVLLAAGDTFRAGAIEQLEVWGQRAGVDVIKQQAGSDPAAVMFDAVQAAKQRNVDVLICDTAGRLQNKTNLMEELNKIFRVIQREIPSAPHEVLMVLDATTGQNALSQAKLFGEKSGVTGLVLTKLDGTAKGGIVIALRQEMNLPVKLVGLGEKMEDLQPFDSDQFVHALFAGMISEEEDEQAGN
- a CDS encoding circularly permuted type 2 ATP-grasp protein, producing the protein MSKLDPLPGLAPYPLQHFYDEMYADERSVRPHYKHVNRMFTGMSPEELQNKQKRMQRRMMEEGITFTLYNPAQDQPMERTIPFDMIPRIIPKGEWERLEAGIVQRITALNLFIHDIYHEQYIVKDGIVPRRMILSNCYFRPEMSGLRVPGGAYITTSGIDLIRHHDGEYYVLEDNLRTPSGFSYLFKGRSLMNQLFPEMSFARSIRDVDHSLNRFLSVLRSLSPSRIKDPVIALLTPGEYNSAYYEHAFLAQQMGIHLVEGRDLVAQDHKIYLKEMNGLRRVDVLYRRLDDDFIDPLAFQPSSLLGVAGLMNAYRAGNIAIANAPGTGVADDKAMYVYVPDMIRYYLNEEPILSNVPTYLLSRPQERQYVLDHLQEMVVKETSLSGGYGMLIGCEATKEELAEFRLKILTDPDRYIAQPIMSLSRAPVLSEEGMVPRHIDLRAFVLMGADRKPHVIPGGLTRVAMQEGSLVVNSSQGGGVKDTWVMA
- a CDS encoding alpha-E domain-containing protein, producing MLNRNAEALFWIGRYMERAENHARLIDVHYHVQQEEDYQEEGHKWSRLIDALGVREVYLRQFESFSEQDVLAFITLDLGNANSLFSCVHHARNNLRTLRQHLPSELWDIVNAFNLWLGGQSVADIMSGPHQFYQQIKERTATFLGAEQSVMLRSNEWRFIESGRFLERAENTTRILQAVTVSSRLKDISSIYTQLQAVLKSVSGYQAFRRYYADDMSPECILEFLIANPYFPRSIRFSFHKLEEHLARLELDSTEKGSGHEKVIRQAGKLKAELDYMEKEEMSGERVGDVLEALMVSCQRLGQTMDGAFFRREGVSV
- a CDS encoding transglutaminase family protein, with the translated sequence MKIQINHTTTYSYTEPVTDSVNEIRLTPRTNYRQSCYHHEVEVHPPANLLTYEDFFGNRVHAFSVNKPHTEMTIHTKATVVTLDKAQGAGLPRIPLADQVKLLNDEKFQNRYIEFILPTRYTEVTPELVEFASQHPFEEAEDMYEWTRRISSTIYEQFTYDPEATSVNTTVKRALKLKRGVCQDYAHLMIAVCRSVGLPSRYVSGYHFVGDLQGGNADFEQASHAWVETHIPGTGWLGFDPTNNAEVNWRYIKLGHGRDYKDIVPVKGVYRGVAGTLTVKVDVRQLEN
- a CDS encoding SDR family NAD(P)-dependent oxidoreductase, which codes for MSPNIESKQRFQGKTAIITGAGSGIGRAAAIQFAREGANVALFDLVNERTSILEKKLNKLRPDCALAIDVDTSDAGRMEEAVRRTAEHFGGLDIVFANAGINGVVGPIEELSVDDWEKTLSVNLTGTFLTLKYTIPHLKDKGRGSIIITSSINGNSRFTSFGWSPYSTTKAGQVAFAKMAALELAKFKIRVNVICPGAIATNIDESTEFNEEVESIVIPIEFPQGAQPLADGPGKAENVADLVAFLASEESSHITGAQIVIDGAESLLS
- a CDS encoding DUF2087 domain-containing protein — translated: MDGKEAVSISERFWNASLAELKQGYVCEAEGSQAVFHCLVCGEAFEKGMIYKAGDRFYEAERFVAMHVEQSHGGMFNWLLTLDKKLTGLTELQKGLLAAFRRSLSDAEAAKELGIGSTSTVRNHRFTLREKVKQAKLFLAVMELAEEKPGASSPLVSIPRTAVMVDERFAMTEQENNDILGAYFKQGLDGPLAEFPKKQKRKAAILRHLIQRFEAGRTYSEKEINAVLEAAYPDYVTLRRYLIDYGLLDREEDGSSYWVRL
- a CDS encoding GIY-YIG nuclease family protein encodes the protein MKKERDAMMDKAKRKEMGYNYAHSHRPMGVYRILNTVNNKSYVGSSLNLDGVWNKHKFMLDIKSHDNKELQADWNEYGGTSFQFEILESIKPEEDFVADVKDLKKYRDMLPDLEEKWMGQLSPYGERGYHKQR